The Haloterrigena turkmenica DSM 5511 genome includes the window GGCATCCCGCCGCGGTCGGACCCGTCCAGGGCGTCGCCGGAGATCAGAACGCCTCGTTCCTCGAGCAGCAGCGCCGACGTCGCTTCGGTGTGACCGGGCACCTGAATCACGCGGATGTCACCCTCGAGCAGATCGCCGTCCTCGTAGGCGACGTCGGGCTCGATATCGAGACCCGCCTCCTCGAAGTGCTCGTAGAGTTTCGACTCGTCGGCCGGCATGACGAGTTTCGGGTCGAACGCGTCCATCACGTGCTCGAGACCGCCGTGGTGACCGTGATCGCCGTGCGTGAGAATGACGCGATCGATATCTCCGTACTCTGCTTCGAGGGTTTCGACGAGTTCCTCCCCGTTCTCGTCGAACGCGGTGTCGACGAGCGTCGTCTGGCCTTCCGGTACGTCCTCGAGGACCAGTACCCGAACGTGGTCGAACTGGACCTGGTCGATACCGTCGGTTACGTTGCTCAGGGTCATTAGCAGTTACTGATTGCGGCACACCCCTAATTAAACCTGTCGGAGGGACCACCCGTTCGCGGAATCGAGCGAGCGGCCGTGAACGGTCCCGACCGCGCCGTTGGCGGACCGCTACGCCGAACCGGTCACGGAGCCGAAAATTCCGTGAGACCGCTCTCGAGACGGCGAGATCAGTAAATTTATGCTGGTCCGTGAGAGGGAGTGTACTACGAGGACGGGAGATTAATGATTATAAAAAAGGTAACGCGCAATATCCGTCAGATCGACGCGGATACGGTGAAGTCGAATCCGCTTTCGATAGCAT containing:
- a CDS encoding MBL fold metallo-hydrolase: MTLSNVTDGIDQVQFDHVRVLVLEDVPEGQTTLVDTAFDENGEELVETLEAEYGDIDRVILTHGDHGHHGGLEHVMDAFDPKLVMPADESKLYEHFEEAGLDIEPDVAYEDGDLLEGDIRVIQVPGHTEATSALLLEERGVLISGDALDGSDRGGMPPGYLLPPPALFNIDHEAAELNLYDLLGYDFDTVLVFHGSHVFENPKQKLDDFLVEREWNEWDPRTDDE